One Ranitomeya imitator isolate aRanImi1 chromosome 4, aRanImi1.pri, whole genome shotgun sequence genomic window, AGAGGTTCACAGGAACAATATTAGTGCACAAGATGCCATATCATGTGAATACACCTACAAATATTAATTTATGCTATACATTCTGGATGCATAATTACATTAATGATTTTACCAACTATGCATAAATCTATTTGGGATCTGTGATAGTAATGATAGTGTTCACCGTCTGCTTTAAAAATATGACAGTGCTTGCAGCATAATATTATGCTTTTGCTTGTTCCTTCTTGGTGTCTTGATCTGCTGGTATACTGTATTTTGCTTAAAAGAGGTATACACCATGTAGAGTAACCTAAATGCTGCTGTTACCTGAGCTGTCCGAGTGGCGCACATGGAACATAATAACAATGTAAAGATCACCACTGATGTCCTGTAACCTCATTAACAAGAAACAGAACAGCAGAATATTGAAATATGAGCGCAATAAAATGTTGTAATGAAGATAATAGCCATTTTATAATACGATTAACCAATGACAAGAAGATCATGGTTTTATTTTTCAAGTAAGGACAAAGGAAAATGGTATTGGGAATATTAACCCCTTTTTCATCAACATAATAAAGTCTAAAGTGTTAAGAATTGTATAGTAATGTACTGTACTTCCGGTCATAGCAGGTACCTTGTAAAGGATTATATGTATTTACAGCAGCAATCAAGAAGAAAGAGGAAATTTGCGCTGTTATTTTATTAAAGCCAAGGGCAGAATGCAAATGGTATGGCCAGAAAGCATGGAAAAATGTATGGCGTCCTCAGTTCTAAGGAAATGTTTAGCATTGCAAACTATGCATTAATAATACATgttgaaaaaaatatttaataagCACAATGTGAAATAAATTCAGGCAATATTTTATTTTCTAGCATGTTATTATGCTAAACAGAAATAATGACATTTCTTTTGCACCCCACTTTGACATTGAAATCTTTTTATGATGATGTTGCCTCAATCATACCTAAACCTACCAATTTTTGTCAAAGGACAATACAAGATATAAACATACAAAGTCCTTCAAAGTGAAAAATACACATATGTTATATGAAGGCAAAGAACCTGCAATCTTATAATGAGGGGGTACGCTATATTTTATCTAATAAATGACGCCTCAATAGGACAACATGATGACCCAACATCATTAAGTTAGCTTTATGGCTATTACATTGCTGCTAGTACAGTATATCATTAAAAATGAGTAAAGCTATCCAatagttgatatatatatataccgtatatatatttatttgtatatATCCAAGGCAGATACTAACCATCTACCAAACACTAAACTCTACCTAAGATGTTACAGTGGTATCAAATGTAGATACCCTACCTAAACAGTTATCCCACAATCTTCTTAACTAAATGAAATGAAGATTTACAAGCAATTTACTTGCTTCCAGATATTTGGTTAATCTGTAATAAGTAGTGCAAAAAATAGCTGTGCGCAATAAAAGATATTACAATAAGAAATATATTCCAGTACGTCTGTAAACAATATTATGTAATAAAGCCAACATCAATTGCAAATTCATTCGTCATGGTCTAAATATCAGCTTTGCCCGATTAAGGGGATATATCAGTCTACCCGAGAATATTAACTCTTGTAAGTGAACATCTGCAGTAGTAATCATAGACACAAGACAAGAAGTcctatttggatgattttctgcCTGGGCTAACATTTAGCTTAAGATAATCACTTTGCACAGCAAAggctttatatttttttttgtaattaattccTTCTATacctaaaatagaaaaaataaaaataattaaaaaattatccTTAGGAAATAATTTTACATAAAACACACTGGATACTTTAGCTCTGCCCATATACTGTATATCGGTAAAATAAATTAGTTTTGTCATAGTACGTGAGGAAAGTTGGGTTCGTGTAGAAAATAGTCCTTATATTTCCACTAAATAAGCAACAATAGGAATGAAATTCCCGAAAAATGACTGCATACCACTACATGTTGCTACATTAAACCCCACACCCATGTTCCTTCCATCTGTTCTACTACAATCTACGACTGAATTCAATTGATAGGTCCAGGTAACATCTACAATTGCAATTCTCTCAAATGCAATTGTAAGCCCACAGCAAATTCCAGAGCTGAAGAATACAAACTGGTCTTCCTAAAACAGAAGAATCACTGGTTAAAAAAAGACAGGTAGGTATAGATAAAAACATATTAAATTCCTGACTCAAACAAATTTTCTGTATGTGCTTGTAACTAGTGAAATATAGAACTGTACATTCATTTTCCTTATTAGATATTAGCTTTACAAAGGCATCTGTACGTTGCAAGTCAGCTAGGAGTCACTGTTGTTTTATTATGTAAAATCTGCAGACTGTAAGTAAAATGATTCAAGCAAATTGCTTCGCTGGTGTGATAAAAGGAGCCTCTGAGAAGACAGAGTTGACGGAGTCTGAGTCAGACTTTGGTCGGCTATTCTTTAAGATGCTTTCTGCCGTCAGATTCTCATTGGGTATTAGTCGGACTTTCCCATTTTGGCCTTGCTCGGTTTCTTTGACTGGTTCCAGGAACACCACCCGTTTTCCTGTGCTGGATTTTCTTTCTCCTTGGGGTTCATGTGATGGCGTGGCACTTAACATGGAGGAGTGAGCACTGTTTGGggtctgtttttttctatttttcttagaTTTACACCAGCATCTACAAGGGGTGAGATAAAGGTAGAGAAGAACTAAAATTATACTCACTACACACGCAGCAAGTGTAGTGAAGGCCGTGTTAAATGCCTCATGCGAATGAGACTTGTGACTTGTAAAGTTGCCCACGGTTATCCTAATATCTATGGTTTCGTTAATCAGTTTGTTTATAGCTGTGCAGGAATAAACACCCGAATCTGCAATTTGTGTCTCTTCAATTTCTAAACTTCCATTGAAAAAGACACGAAAATGGTCCGTCTTTTGCTCCGGTTCGAGCGTAATGTCCTCTGGACTTCTCCAAATAAATTGGGTATCTTTATCTACGATTTTGCTGTCGCAATGTACCACCAGCCTTTCTCCAATCTGAACCTCATATAACAGGCCGAACGCATGAAATGACTCGTTCACAGTACTTTCGGAACAGTTGAGGAAGTTCTCTTGAATAAGAAACAATTTTTTAGATTCCAACGGTGAATTGCAGGTGTAATAACTTTTGAAATCCACAACTGGAGAAAAGTGTCTACGATACCAAAAGTGTACCATTGTATTCAAATGGCAGTCACATAAAAAAGGATTCTCGTGAAGGTAGATTCCACTAAGCTGCCTTGCTGAAATTAAACTTAAGTCCTGAACAGGCACTGATTGCAAGTTATTATGAGAAACGTCCAATAACACAAGTTCTGACAGTTTGTTTCTGCCAACATACAAGTCCAGTGGAAAATGTGCCAGGGCATTGTAACTCAGATACAATTTCTGAAGATTATGGAGTCCTCCAAATGCCCCAGAATCAATGTTGCTTAACTGATTGTTGAACAGAAGGAGTTCTTCTAGCATTTTAAGTTCTTGGAAAACCGGATTGCTCAGGGTTCGTAGATTATTTGACGATAAATCAAGATGTCTTACATTTCTTAATGTGGAGAAACTTCCACCAGAAATGCTACTTATGATGTTATGATTTAAGATTAAAGTGTGCAATTTATCAAACATGACCGGGAACCAGTCTGGGTCCAGGAACCCTATTTTATTGTAgcttagatctagttttctgataaACTTGAAGATTGTCCTGGGCACCATAGATAAGTTCTTATTAGTGCAGCTTACTATATCACTGGCACAAATGCAGGCTGGAGGACACACCCCAGGAGCACCACCAACAAAGCTGATGATGAGAAGCAGAAACACATAGGCAATGCTTTTCCTTTTTGCGTGGACGTTTCCAAGCTCCATTGACAAAGATGAATCAAAGAAAGGCATTATGGATCTTTCTCAGCCTCTGCTTTCCTACTCCCTCAAATCATGTATTAAGTCTTGGAGGGATCTTAAGAGAACACGATACGTCAATTCTAAATCTTGTAGCAGTATTCACACTGGCACTGAAAATTAAACAAACTGTATTTAGTGTAGGAAACTAAGGCAGCTCCATAAATATGACATTAATCattccaaataaaataaaatgtccgCAATGTTCTATTTCAAATTGATAAATATTCTGAAAGTTCAAAAGATATAGCAAGCGGCGAAACACATGCACATGTTTGGCATCTCCTTCGAGAATTCAGGAATTTATGGATGACGCTAATACATAATATAAAGGGAGATGTAAAATATTATTACCTGCTATATTGCAGCATTCACTAACTGATTTCTGCACCAGTGCATCGGAGTCCTGGTCTGTGACCATTCCTTTTTGTCTTCATTGTTTGCTATTGTGAAGGTTGACAGCAAAGAAGTTTTCAAGGAAGCGGAAGGGAAACAGGTTGTGTGCTGTGTGCGACATTATCCCAACTGGTGAAGGCTGCTCGCATCCAAGACACAAGCGTATATGAGAGCTGAGCCTGCCCAGCCTCTGTTCACCtgtgcctgtgattggctgcagtcagCATGGAGAAATATACAAAGCTGGCTGAAGAGGGCACAGACAGCacagatgctgctgctgctgcctatgtCTACGAGCACTGCCACCCATCCCCCTCCCACCACCTATGTTGTTGTGTGTATCCCACTCTCTTTCATTCTCATCCTTTAGTATGTTTGTGATCAGG contains:
- the AMIGO2 gene encoding amphoterin-induced protein 2 — protein: MPFFDSSLSMELGNVHAKRKSIAYVFLLLIISFVGGAPGVCPPACICASDIVSCTNKNLSMVPRTIFKFIRKLDLSYNKIGFLDPDWFPVMFDKLHTLILNHNIISSISGGSFSTLRNVRHLDLSSNNLRTLSNPVFQELKMLEELLLFNNQLSNIDSGAFGGLHNLQKLYLSYNALAHFPLDLYVGRNKLSELVLLDVSHNNLQSVPVQDLSLISARQLSGIYLHENPFLCDCHLNTMVHFWYRRHFSPVVDFKSYYTCNSPLESKKLFLIQENFLNCSESTVNESFHAFGLLYEVQIGERLVVHCDSKIVDKDTQFIWRSPEDITLEPEQKTDHFRVFFNGSLEIEETQIADSGVYSCTAINKLINETIDIRITVGNFTSHKSHSHEAFNTAFTTLAACVVSIILVLLYLYLTPCRCWCKSKKNRKKQTPNSAHSSMLSATPSHEPQGERKSSTGKRVVFLEPVKETEQGQNGKVRLIPNENLTAESILKNSRPKSDSDSVNSVFSEAPFITPAKQFA